From one Coffea eugenioides isolate CCC68of chromosome 11, Ceug_1.0, whole genome shotgun sequence genomic stretch:
- the LOC113751736 gene encoding CSC1-like protein HYP1 isoform X1 has protein sequence MLVSALLTSVGINFGLCVLFWTLYSSLRKQPANYHVYAPRLLSDGQSQGSSTFRLERLLPTPDWVRRAWQSSEEELLSSSGLDAVVFMRIITFSLRVITLAVVIGVFILLPVNFSGDQLHDVNFANLTSSSLDIFTVSNVKDGSNRLWAHFCAVYLLTIFVCFLLYHEYKYVSSRRISYFLSSKPQPHQFTILVRSVPVSAGITVSDSVERFFKEYHPSTYLSHVVVRRTNKLRYLINDTKKLYKRLIHLQREPTASKSQPGSFFGLFEAKDDLVDHYEKKLEDLQENVRLVQSDVSMAGEEVRAAFVSFKSRYGAAVALHIQQADNPTQMVAEQAPEPHDVYWPLFSESFMRRWISQLIVIVACILLTALFLIPVVVVQGLTNLSQLEIWLPFLKSILNVAFVSQVVTGYLPSLILQLFLMMIPPIMKFLSSVQGHISISEIIKSACNKVLWFTIWNIYFANVLSGSVFSQIFIFLEPKNVPARLAVAVPAQASFFIAYVVTSGWTSTTSELFRLIPLICSLIRKCFSGNTNNELKDPAFPYHGVLPRVLFFGLLGITYFFLAPLILPFLLVYFCLAYTIYSNQFINVYAPLYETAGKFWPIVHNSMIFSLLLMHAIAVGIFTLKKLPLASSLVFPLPVITLIFNAYCRKRFLPIFVAYSAETLIKKDREDINDATTAEFFNKLVAAYQDPALLPVQYSSDSNRERTSLLSPV, from the exons ATGTTAGTTTCTGCACTTTTAACGTCTGTTGGAATAAACTTTGGGCTTTGTGTTCTGTTTTGGACACTATACTCTAGCTTGAGGAAACAACCTGCCAATTACCACGTCTATGCTCCCCGCTTGCTTTCTGATGGGCAGTCTCAAGGGAGCAGTACCTTCCGCTTGGAGAGACTATTGCCTACTCCCGATTGGGTGAGACGCGCGTGGCAGTCTTCTGAAGAGGAATTACTCTCTTCTTCTGGTTTGGATGCTGTTGTTTTCATGCGCATCATCACCTTCAg TTTGAGAGTAATTACTCTTGCTGTTGTTATTGGGGTGTTTATCCTCCTTCCGGTGAACTTCTCTGGAGATCAACTTCACGATGTAAATTTCGCTAACTTAACAAGTAGTTCTTTGGATATATTTACCGTCTCCAACGTGAAAGATGGCTCCAATAG GCTATGGGCACACTTTTGCGCTGTATATCTCCTTACCATCTTTGTTTGTTTCCTTCTTTACCAT GAATACAAATATGTTTCCTCTAGAAGGATTTCATACTTTCTCTCATCAAAACCTCAGCCACATCAGTTCACCATTTTGGTTCGCAGTGTGCCTGTTTCTGCTGGGATCACTGTGAGTGACAGCGTTGAGAGATTTTTTAAGGAATATCATCCCAGTACATATTTATCACACGTGGTGGTGCGTAGAACGAACAAACTTAGATATCTCATA AATGACACAAAGAAGTTGTATAAAAGGCTTATCCACCTACAAAGAGAACCAACTGCTTCAAAATCCCAGCCTGGTAGTTTTTTTGGCTTGTTTGAGGCCAAGGATGATCTTGTGGATCACtatgaaaagaaattagaaGATCTCCAGGAGAATGTTAGGTTGGTGCAATCAGACGTTTCAATGGCTGGAGAA GAAGTTCGTGCAGCCTTTGTGTCTTTCAAATCACGATATGGAGCTGCAGTGGCACTGCACATACAACAAGCAGATAATCCTACGCAAATGGTAGCAGAGCAAGCTCCCGAACCACATGATGTTTATTGGCCTTTGTTCTCTGAATCATTCATGCGAAGATGGATATCTCAACTGATTGTCATCGTTGCTTGTATTCTCCTCACAGCTTTATTCCTTATTCCAGTTGTAGTTGTGCAAGGTCTCACTAACTTGTCTCAACTAGAAATCTGGTTACCATTCCTCAAGAGCATCCTGAATGT AGCATTTGTCAGTCAAGTAGTTACAGGATACCTCCCCAGTCTTATTCTCCAGCTGTTTCTTATGATGATCCCTCCCATCATGAAGTTCCTATCCTCTGTACAAGGACACATATCTATTAGCGAGATAATAAAAAGTGCCTGCAACAAAGTTCTTTGGTTTACCATATGGAACATATATTTCGCAAATGTTCTTTCTGGATCGGTTTTCAGTCAGATATTCATCTTCCTTGAACCCAAGAACGTTCCTGCACGACTTGCTGTTGCAGTTCCTGCTCAG GCATCATTCTTCATCGCCTACGTGGTCACATCAGGATGGACAAGTACTACATCAGAGCTCTTCCGTCTTATACCTCTCATTTGCAGCCTAATAAGAAAATGTTTCTCTGGAAATACAAATAATGAACTTAAAGATCCAGCATTCCCCTATCACGGGGTCCTTCCAAGGGTTCTCTTTTTTGGCCTACTTGGTATAACGTACTTCTTCCTGGCCCCTCTGATTCTGCCATTTCTCTTGGTTTACTTCTGTCTTGCATACACGATATATTCTAACCAG TTTATCAATGTATATGCACCACTATATGAGACTGCTGGAAAATTCTGGCCAATTGTCCACAACTCCATGATCTTCTCTCTTCTATTGATGCATGCCATTGCAGTGGGAATCTTCACACTTAAAAAGCTTCCTCTAGCATCAAGTTTAGTATTTCCTCTTCCAGTTATAACTTTGATCTTCAATGCATATTGCCGGAAGCGTTTTCTACCCATCTTTGTGGCATATTCTGCTGAG ACTTTGATAAAGAAGGACAGAGAGGACATCAATGATGCTACAACTGCTGA
- the LOC113751736 gene encoding CSC1-like protein At1g69450 isoform X2, which yields MLVSALLTSVGINFGLCVLFWTLYSSLRKQPANYHVYAPRLLSDGQSQGSSTFRLERLLPTPDWVRRAWQSSEEELLSSSGLDAVVFMRIITFSLRVITLAVVIGVFILLPVNFSGDQLHDVNFANLTSSSLDIFTVSNVKDGSNRLWAHFCAVYLLTIFVCFLLYHEYKYVSSRRISYFLSSKPQPHQFTILVRSVPVSAGITNDTKKLYKRLIHLQREPTASKSQPGSFFGLFEAKDDLVDHYEKKLEDLQENVRLVQSDVSMAGEEVRAAFVSFKSRYGAAVALHIQQADNPTQMVAEQAPEPHDVYWPLFSESFMRRWISQLIVIVACILLTALFLIPVVVVQGLTNLSQLEIWLPFLKSILNVAFVSQVVTGYLPSLILQLFLMMIPPIMKFLSSVQGHISISEIIKSACNKVLWFTIWNIYFANVLSGSVFSQIFIFLEPKNVPARLAVAVPAQASFFIAYVVTSGWTSTTSELFRLIPLICSLIRKCFSGNTNNELKDPAFPYHGVLPRVLFFGLLGITYFFLAPLILPFLLVYFCLAYTIYSNQFINVYAPLYETAGKFWPIVHNSMIFSLLLMHAIAVGIFTLKKLPLASSLVFPLPVITLIFNAYCRKRFLPIFVAYSAETLIKKDREDINDATTAEFFNKLVAAYQDPALLPVQYSSDSNRERTSLLSPV from the exons ATGTTAGTTTCTGCACTTTTAACGTCTGTTGGAATAAACTTTGGGCTTTGTGTTCTGTTTTGGACACTATACTCTAGCTTGAGGAAACAACCTGCCAATTACCACGTCTATGCTCCCCGCTTGCTTTCTGATGGGCAGTCTCAAGGGAGCAGTACCTTCCGCTTGGAGAGACTATTGCCTACTCCCGATTGGGTGAGACGCGCGTGGCAGTCTTCTGAAGAGGAATTACTCTCTTCTTCTGGTTTGGATGCTGTTGTTTTCATGCGCATCATCACCTTCAg TTTGAGAGTAATTACTCTTGCTGTTGTTATTGGGGTGTTTATCCTCCTTCCGGTGAACTTCTCTGGAGATCAACTTCACGATGTAAATTTCGCTAACTTAACAAGTAGTTCTTTGGATATATTTACCGTCTCCAACGTGAAAGATGGCTCCAATAG GCTATGGGCACACTTTTGCGCTGTATATCTCCTTACCATCTTTGTTTGTTTCCTTCTTTACCAT GAATACAAATATGTTTCCTCTAGAAGGATTTCATACTTTCTCTCATCAAAACCTCAGCCACATCAGTTCACCATTTTGGTTCGCAGTGTGCCTGTTTCTGCTGGGATCACT AATGACACAAAGAAGTTGTATAAAAGGCTTATCCACCTACAAAGAGAACCAACTGCTTCAAAATCCCAGCCTGGTAGTTTTTTTGGCTTGTTTGAGGCCAAGGATGATCTTGTGGATCACtatgaaaagaaattagaaGATCTCCAGGAGAATGTTAGGTTGGTGCAATCAGACGTTTCAATGGCTGGAGAA GAAGTTCGTGCAGCCTTTGTGTCTTTCAAATCACGATATGGAGCTGCAGTGGCACTGCACATACAACAAGCAGATAATCCTACGCAAATGGTAGCAGAGCAAGCTCCCGAACCACATGATGTTTATTGGCCTTTGTTCTCTGAATCATTCATGCGAAGATGGATATCTCAACTGATTGTCATCGTTGCTTGTATTCTCCTCACAGCTTTATTCCTTATTCCAGTTGTAGTTGTGCAAGGTCTCACTAACTTGTCTCAACTAGAAATCTGGTTACCATTCCTCAAGAGCATCCTGAATGT AGCATTTGTCAGTCAAGTAGTTACAGGATACCTCCCCAGTCTTATTCTCCAGCTGTTTCTTATGATGATCCCTCCCATCATGAAGTTCCTATCCTCTGTACAAGGACACATATCTATTAGCGAGATAATAAAAAGTGCCTGCAACAAAGTTCTTTGGTTTACCATATGGAACATATATTTCGCAAATGTTCTTTCTGGATCGGTTTTCAGTCAGATATTCATCTTCCTTGAACCCAAGAACGTTCCTGCACGACTTGCTGTTGCAGTTCCTGCTCAG GCATCATTCTTCATCGCCTACGTGGTCACATCAGGATGGACAAGTACTACATCAGAGCTCTTCCGTCTTATACCTCTCATTTGCAGCCTAATAAGAAAATGTTTCTCTGGAAATACAAATAATGAACTTAAAGATCCAGCATTCCCCTATCACGGGGTCCTTCCAAGGGTTCTCTTTTTTGGCCTACTTGGTATAACGTACTTCTTCCTGGCCCCTCTGATTCTGCCATTTCTCTTGGTTTACTTCTGTCTTGCATACACGATATATTCTAACCAG TTTATCAATGTATATGCACCACTATATGAGACTGCTGGAAAATTCTGGCCAATTGTCCACAACTCCATGATCTTCTCTCTTCTATTGATGCATGCCATTGCAGTGGGAATCTTCACACTTAAAAAGCTTCCTCTAGCATCAAGTTTAGTATTTCCTCTTCCAGTTATAACTTTGATCTTCAATGCATATTGCCGGAAGCGTTTTCTACCCATCTTTGTGGCATATTCTGCTGAG ACTTTGATAAAGAAGGACAGAGAGGACATCAATGATGCTACAACTGCTGA
- the LOC113753997 gene encoding uncharacterized protein LOC113753997 isoform X3, with the protein MENEDISGGESDWVEVQSPFFTTKAHRNEDDENSVLIEEQQQSHIEEQQQLHPSSSPASLSSDGDHQSEVEEAKVENKDGNWIKRGLGFFSSGIEKIVSRMRNCADRRASTWLFASATTGVGAMLLVVVLYRRAKRWRGQALPAESKQHLRLLIREKDQVHSRPLSLSIQQLFMFSVYLFRSLLMHVCTSENSTD; encoded by the exons ATGGAAAATGAAGATATATCTGGAGGAGAAAGTGATTGGGTTGAAGTACAATCACCATTCTTCACAACGAAAGCTCATCGGAATGAGGATGACGAAAATTCAGTG CTGATTGAGGAACAACAGCAGTCACATATTGAGGAACAACAGCAGTTACATCCCTCGTCTTCCCCTGCCTCGTTGTCATCTGATGGCGATCACCAGAGTGAGGTTGAAGAAGCTAAGGTTGAAAACAAAGACGGAAACTGGATAAAAAGGGGTTTGGGATTTTTCAGTTCTGGGATTGAGAAAATTGTTTCAAGAATGAGGAATTGTGCTGATCGTAGAGCTAGCACGTGGTTATTTGCTTCAGCAACAACTGGAGTGGGAGCAATGCTGTTGGTGGTGGTGTTGTATAGGAGAGCAAAGAGGTGGCGCGGGCAAGCGCTACCTGCAGAGAGCAAACAGCATCTCAGACTTCTCATCAGAGAAAAAGACCAGGTGCACTCTAGACCTTTATCACTCTCAATTCAGCAGCTGTTCATGTTTAGCGTTTATCTATTCCGGTCTCTTCTGATGCATGTATGCACTTCAGAAAATTCAACAGACTGA
- the LOC113753997 gene encoding uncharacterized protein LOC113753997 isoform X2: protein MENEDISGGESDWVEVQSPFFTTKAHRNEDDENSVDQLIEEQQQSHIEEQQQLHPSSSPASLSSDGDHQSEVEEAKVENKDGNWIKRGLGFFSSGIEKIVSRMRNCADRRASTWLFASATTGVGAMLLVVVLYRRAKRWRGQALPAESKQHLRLLIREKDQVHSRPLSLSIQQLFMFSVYLFRSLLMHVCTSENSTD from the exons ATGGAAAATGAAGATATATCTGGAGGAGAAAGTGATTGGGTTGAAGTACAATCACCATTCTTCACAACGAAAGCTCATCGGAATGAGGATGACGAAAATTCAGTG GACCAGCTGATTGAGGAACAACAGCAGTCACATATTGAGGAACAACAGCAGTTACATCCCTCGTCTTCCCCTGCCTCGTTGTCATCTGATGGCGATCACCAGAGTGAGGTTGAAGAAGCTAAGGTTGAAAACAAAGACGGAAACTGGATAAAAAGGGGTTTGGGATTTTTCAGTTCTGGGATTGAGAAAATTGTTTCAAGAATGAGGAATTGTGCTGATCGTAGAGCTAGCACGTGGTTATTTGCTTCAGCAACAACTGGAGTGGGAGCAATGCTGTTGGTGGTGGTGTTGTATAGGAGAGCAAAGAGGTGGCGCGGGCAAGCGCTACCTGCAGAGAGCAAACAGCATCTCAGACTTCTCATCAGAGAAAAAGACCAGGTGCACTCTAGACCTTTATCACTCTCAATTCAGCAGCTGTTCATGTTTAGCGTTTATCTATTCCGGTCTCTTCTGATGCATGTATGCACTTCAGAAAATTCAACAGACTGA
- the LOC113753997 gene encoding uncharacterized protein LOC113753997 isoform X1, which translates to MENEDISGGESDWVEVQSPFFTTKAHRNEDDENSVVIKDSFFTTDRAIFPPSNQENLPVVSLTKDQLIEEQQQSHIEEQQQLHPSSSPASLSSDGDHQSEVEEAKVENKDGNWIKRGLGFFSSGIEKIVSRMRNCADRRASTWLFASATTGVGAMLLVVVLYRRAKRWRGQALPAESKQHLRLLIREKDQKINQLLHQVIQLNDMLLARRRVPVVQVA; encoded by the exons ATGGAAAATGAAGATATATCTGGAGGAGAAAGTGATTGGGTTGAAGTACAATCACCATTCTTCACAACGAAAGCTCATCGGAATGAGGATGACGAAAATTCAGTGGTAATCAAAGACAGTTTCTTTACTACTGACCGTGCAATTTTTCCACCAAGTAATCAGGAAAACTTACCAGTTGTTTCTTTAACCAAGGACCAGCTGATTGAGGAACAACAGCAGTCACATATTGAGGAACAACAGCAGTTACATCCCTCGTCTTCCCCTGCCTCGTTGTCATCTGATGGCGATCACCAGAGTGAGGTTGAAGAAGCTAAGGTTGAAAACAAAGACGGAAACTGGATAAAAAGGGGTTTGGGATTTTTCAGTTCTGGGATTGAGAAAATTGTTTCAAGAATGAGGAATTGTGCTGATCGTAGAGCTAGCACGTGGTTATTTGCTTCAGCAACAACTGGAGTGGGAGCAATGCTGTTGGTGGTGGTGTTGTATAGGAGAGCAAAGAGGTGGCGCGGGCAAGCGCTACCTGCAGAGAGCAAACAGCATCTCAGACTTCTCATCAGAGAAAAAGACCAG AAAATCAATCAACTTTTGCATCAAGTAATCCAGTTGAATGATATGTTATTGGCTCGTAGGAGAGTTCCAGTTGTTCAAGTTGCTTGA
- the LOC113751275 gene encoding 26S proteasome non-ATPase regulatory subunit 11 homolog → MSSSSLPATTASLTQASEATSPSEAISIYYQILANPSSSPEALRIKEQAISNLSDLLRQENRAEELKNLLTQLRPFFSLIPKAKTAKIVRGIVDTVAKIPGTSDLQIALCKEIVQWTRDEKRTFLRQRIEAKLAALLMENKEYSEALALLSGLIKEVRRLDDKLLLVEIDLLESKLHFSLRNLPKAKAALTAARTAANAIYVPPAQQGTIDLQSGILHAEEKDYKTAYSYFYEAFEAFNALEDPQAIYSLKYMLLCKIMVSQADDVAGIISSPKVGLQYQGPELDAMKAVADAHSKRSLKLFETALRNFRAQLEGDPIVHRHLSSLYDTLLEQNLCRLIEPFSRVEIAHIAELIELPAEHVEKKLSQMILDKKFAGTLDQGAGCLVIFDDPKTDAIYPATLETIENMGKVVDSLFVRSAKIMV, encoded by the coding sequence ATGTCTTCATCTTCCCTGCCAGCTACCACTGCTTCACTTACACAAGCTTCTGAAGCCACTAGCCCTTCTGAGGCCATTTCTATCTATTACCAGATACTTGCCAACCCTTCATCTTCTCCAGAGGCCCTAAGAATAAAGGAGCAGGCCATCTCCAATCTCTCTGATCTGCTTAGGCAGGAAAATAGGGCAGAGGAACTTAAGAACCTTCTGACCCAACTTCGGCCCTTCTTTTCCTTGATCCCCAAAGCAAAAACTGCAAAAATTGTTCGTGGAATTGTTGATACGGTGGCCAAAATACCTGGTACATCTGATCTTCAGATTGCCCTATGCAAGGAAATTGTGCAATGGACACGTGATGAGAAGCGAACTTTCCTTCGTCAGCGCATTGAGGCAAAACTCGCAGCTCTTTTGATGGAGAACAAGGAGTATTCTGAAGCTTTGGCTCTCCTTTCTGGACTAATCAAGGAGGTGAGAAGATTAGATGACAAGCTGCTTCTTGTGGAGATTGACTTGCTAGAGAGCAAGCTTCATTTCTCTTTGAGGAATCTTCCTAAAGCCAAAGCTGCACTTACAGCTGCAAGAACAGCAGCAAATGCTATTTATGTTCCTCCAGCACAGCAGGGCACGATTGATCTGCAGAGTGGGATTCTCCATGCTGAGGAAAAAGATTATAAGACTGCTTACAGTTACTTCTATGAGGCATTTGAAGCTTTCAATGCCCTTGAAGATCCCCAGGCCATATATAGCCTAAAGTACATGCTGCTGTGTAAAATCATGGTCAGCCAGGCTGATGATGTGGCAGGAATAATATCATCCCCCAAGGTGGGCTTGCAGTATCAGGGCCCAGAACTTGATGCAATGAAAGCAGTTGCTGATGCTCATTCAAAACGCTCTCTTAAGCTCTTTGAGACTGCACTTCGGAACTTTAGGGCCCAGTTAGAGGGAGATCCTATTGTCCACAGGCACCTCTCATCACTGTATGACACTTTGTTGGAGCAGAACCTTTGCCGGTTGATTGAGCCTTTCTCTCGGGTTGAAATAGCTCACATTGCTGAATTAATTGAGTTGCCGGCTGAACATGTTGAGAAGAAATTATCTCAGATGATTCTGGATAAGAAGTTTGCGGGCACTCTGGACCAGGGGGCTGGATGCCTTGTAATTTTTGACGACCCAAAGACAGATGCTATATACCCAGCTACATTGGAAACTATTGAGAATATGGGCAAGGTGGTTGACAGTTTGTTTGTGAGATCTGCCAAGATAATGGTTTGA